One Microbacterium keratanolyticum DNA window includes the following coding sequences:
- a CDS encoding RidA family protein, with product MDITLLQPSGLVMSPAFSHVAIVPPGATTIYVGGQNGVDSSGAVVSADVGEQSARAIDNAAIALSAAGAGLEDVISWTVLLHAEADLRAAYGAVAAKLSREGAPPLVTAALVAGLGVPGALVEVSAVAAVVRAD from the coding sequence ATGGACATCACACTGTTGCAACCATCAGGGCTCGTGATGAGTCCCGCATTCAGCCACGTCGCCATCGTTCCTCCCGGAGCGACGACGATCTATGTCGGCGGCCAGAACGGCGTCGACAGCTCGGGAGCGGTCGTCTCCGCGGATGTCGGGGAGCAGTCGGCCCGCGCGATCGACAATGCGGCGATCGCACTGTCGGCCGCAGGCGCCGGGCTCGAAGATGTGATCAGCTGGACCGTCCTGCTGCACGCCGAGGCCGATCTTCGTGCTGCGTACGGTGCCGTCGCCGCGAAGCTGTCGCGCGAGGGCGCCCCACCGCTTGTCACTGCGGCGCTGGTCGCTGGGCTGGGTGTGCCGGGGGCGCTCGTCGAAGTGAGCGCCGTGGCTGCCGTGGTGCGCGCCGACTGA
- a CDS encoding helix-turn-helix domain-containing protein has protein sequence MPVDEVIQDFRHRRFMEEGVRTVGGDTGMHARVRPIGTTLLIHATGSRSEFTRKPLDPGIDQIDITMVDRGEYSYLDDGRWHHVTSALMIAPSGLPHRVQFDREWEMTLLRVPRAMLLPYAPIIRDEIQLYPELTLFEGSVGTFARQLIVDDRAASGSEATAVERVIREMVGTLVQQRYGHDSGAGATVWDRALSAIRARATDPNLSPEQVARDVGCSLRQLQSILSRNDTSVAGEIRRERTRYARQLLRDSNADNLGIDEIARRSGFGSSSTLRRALGTLYERTPREIRQQPAGAD, from the coding sequence GTGCCCGTGGATGAGGTCATCCAGGACTTTCGGCATCGTCGGTTCATGGAAGAGGGCGTGCGCACCGTCGGCGGCGACACAGGCATGCACGCCCGCGTCCGCCCCATCGGCACGACGCTCCTGATTCACGCGACGGGCTCGCGCTCGGAATTCACGCGCAAGCCACTCGACCCCGGCATCGACCAGATCGACATCACGATGGTCGATCGCGGCGAGTACTCGTACCTCGATGACGGCCGCTGGCACCACGTGACGTCAGCCCTCATGATCGCGCCCAGTGGACTGCCCCACCGCGTGCAGTTCGACCGCGAGTGGGAGATGACTCTCCTCCGCGTACCCCGGGCGATGCTCCTCCCCTATGCGCCGATCATCCGCGACGAGATCCAGCTGTATCCGGAGCTCACCCTTTTCGAAGGCTCGGTCGGAACCTTCGCCCGGCAGCTCATCGTCGATGACCGCGCCGCGTCCGGCAGCGAAGCCACGGCCGTGGAACGGGTGATTCGCGAGATGGTCGGAACACTCGTCCAGCAGCGTTACGGGCATGACAGCGGCGCCGGCGCGACCGTCTGGGATCGCGCGCTGTCCGCCATTCGCGCACGGGCCACCGATCCGAACCTCAGCCCCGAGCAGGTCGCGCGCGATGTCGGCTGCTCGCTGCGGCAGCTGCAGTCGATCCTCAGCCGCAACGATACCTCCGTCGCCGGAGAGATTCGCCGCGAGCGCACACGGTACGCACGGCAACTGCTCCGCGACAGCAACGCGGACAACCTCGGAATCGACGAGATCGCTCGTCGCTCGGGGTTCGGATCGAGTTCCACGCTGCGGCGTGCACTTGGCACGCTGTATGAGCGCACCCCGCGGGAGATTCGGCAGCAGCCCGCAGGCGCCGACTGA
- a CDS encoding CueP family metal-binding protein, translating to MRSAARRSALPALIATAALLLAGCAAPSIQPKTPDATAPSTAAVEQVDAAELLAPLGLDGQDARSVIDALEALPVDERPSDLIASIRTEELLLKSADGREASLPMPADVFYTSVAPYVTQTHDCFYHSLTTCRGELSSTPLAVTIIAADGTVIVDETVTTNDNGFAGFWLPRDLDATITITQDGRTVTAPLSTTDEDATCVTTLQLT from the coding sequence ATGAGATCTGCAGCCCGTCGCTCGGCCCTTCCCGCCCTCATCGCCACCGCCGCACTTCTGCTCGCCGGCTGCGCGGCTCCGAGCATCCAGCCGAAGACGCCGGATGCCACCGCACCGTCAACCGCGGCCGTGGAGCAGGTCGATGCCGCCGAGCTTCTGGCGCCTCTCGGCCTCGACGGACAAGATGCGCGCAGCGTGATCGACGCGCTGGAAGCGCTGCCGGTGGATGAGCGCCCCAGCGATCTGATCGCCTCCATCCGCACGGAGGAACTGCTGCTGAAGAGCGCCGACGGTCGCGAAGCATCCCTTCCGATGCCCGCCGACGTGTTCTACACCTCCGTCGCCCCTTACGTCACGCAGACGCACGACTGCTTCTACCACAGCCTGACGACCTGTCGCGGAGAGCTCTCGAGCACTCCCCTCGCCGTGACGATCATCGCCGCTGACGGCACGGTCATCGTCGATGAGACCGTCACGACCAACGACAACGGCTTCGCCGGGTTCTGGCTGCCGCGTGACCTCGATGCGACCATCACGATCACTCAAGACGGACGCACGGTCACCGCGCCACTGTCGACGACCGACGAGGATGCGACCTGCGTGACGACCCTGCAGCTCACATGA
- a CDS encoding DUF1304 domain-containing protein, with translation MLWAGMIFAGAAALVHVYIFVLESLRWTAPSTRRTFGVRSEADAQTMRALAFNQGFYNLFLAVSVAVGIVCVIANVTTVGLTLVFAGTGMMLAAALVLVLSDGRMLRAAAVQGTLPLLAVCALVLALIM, from the coding sequence ATGCTATGGGCAGGAATGATCTTTGCGGGCGCCGCCGCGCTCGTGCACGTGTACATCTTCGTGCTGGAGTCGTTGCGCTGGACGGCCCCCTCGACGCGAAGAACCTTCGGAGTGCGCAGCGAGGCCGATGCGCAGACGATGCGCGCGCTCGCCTTCAATCAGGGCTTCTACAACCTGTTCCTCGCGGTGTCGGTCGCCGTGGGAATCGTCTGCGTGATCGCGAACGTGACGACGGTGGGACTCACTCTGGTCTTCGCGGGCACGGGCATGATGCTCGCCGCAGCGCTCGTGCTGGTGCTCTCCGATGGGCGGATGCTGCGTGCGGCCGCCGTGCAGGGCACGCTGCCGCTGCTCGCGGTGTGCGCGCTCGTGCTCGCGCTGATCATGTGA
- a CDS encoding CPBP family intramembrane glutamic endopeptidase, with protein MIAAPQVTTLRLPALLSALAVCLAAPAFFVLLTPWLGWLLLAIGVGTAAWSERRGAASAFSANPGEPSLTRDLSLIALGLLIVSSVPLAAELDNLAMLRFTLALGGAVAVPYLVSRFVYRDRAISFPWRGGGRWGRLHWTWLIAVLVLGWLILPFYFITSGVYLNWPVVDSPELIARLFVGVGAVGIWDELFFICTAFALLRRHLPHASANILQAIVFVSFLWELGYRAWGPVLTIPFALLQGYIFLRTRSLAYVVTVHLLFDAVVFAVLVHAHNPGLLPFFLV; from the coding sequence ATGATCGCCGCACCGCAGGTGACGACCCTGCGCCTGCCCGCGCTGCTCTCGGCGCTCGCCGTATGCCTCGCAGCGCCTGCGTTCTTCGTGCTGCTGACCCCGTGGCTCGGCTGGCTGCTGCTGGCGATCGGCGTCGGCACTGCCGCGTGGAGTGAGCGCCGCGGCGCCGCATCCGCCTTCTCTGCGAACCCGGGGGAGCCGAGCCTCACCCGCGATCTCTCGCTCATCGCTCTGGGGCTCCTGATCGTGAGCTCGGTGCCCTTGGCGGCCGAACTCGACAACCTCGCGATGCTGCGCTTCACGCTTGCGCTCGGCGGCGCGGTGGCGGTGCCGTACCTCGTGTCGCGGTTCGTCTACCGTGACCGCGCGATCAGCTTTCCCTGGCGCGGCGGTGGACGATGGGGGCGTCTGCACTGGACCTGGCTCATCGCGGTGCTCGTGCTCGGATGGCTGATCCTGCCGTTCTACTTCATCACGAGCGGCGTGTACCTGAACTGGCCGGTCGTCGATTCGCCCGAGCTCATCGCGCGGCTGTTCGTCGGTGTGGGGGCCGTCGGCATCTGGGACGAGCTGTTCTTCATCTGCACGGCGTTCGCGCTGCTGCGACGCCATCTGCCGCATGCCTCCGCGAACATCCTGCAGGCGATCGTCTTCGTCTCCTTCCTCTGGGAGCTCGGCTACCGGGCATGGGGACCTGTGCTGACCATCCCGTTCGCCCTCCTGCAGGGCTACATCTTCCTGCGCACGCGCTCCCTGGCCTACGTCGTGACGGTGCATCTGCTGTTCGACGCGGTCGTCTTCGCGGTGCTGGTGCACGCACACAATCCCGGCCTGCTGCCGTTCTTCCTCGTCTGA
- the trmB gene encoding tRNA (guanosine(46)-N7)-methyltransferase TrmB — protein MPEAPIFRDEPVSFVRRSGRMSDAQERAFAEIAPRMMIDVPRSIASTSVHPDARLDVAAAWQREAPLIVEVGTGQGHAIVAAATARPAENFLAVEVFRAGLARTMLDAERGGAENLRLIEANAPEVLGTYLPEASAREVWVFFPDPWHKVRHNKRRMVRDGFGATAGAAIEDGGLLRLATDWEDYALQMRDVLDRAPEFERAFDGEWAERFDGRVMTAFERKGINKGREIRDLVYRRTPRA, from the coding sequence ATGCCAGAAGCACCCATCTTCCGTGACGAGCCCGTCTCCTTCGTTCGCCGCAGCGGACGCATGTCAGACGCGCAGGAGCGCGCCTTCGCAGAGATCGCCCCGCGGATGATGATCGACGTTCCACGCTCGATCGCGTCGACCTCGGTGCACCCGGATGCGCGCCTCGACGTGGCGGCGGCCTGGCAGCGAGAGGCGCCGCTCATCGTGGAGGTGGGCACAGGCCAGGGGCACGCGATCGTGGCGGCCGCCACGGCGCGACCCGCCGAGAACTTCCTCGCGGTGGAGGTCTTCCGTGCCGGGCTTGCTCGCACGATGCTCGACGCTGAGCGCGGCGGCGCCGAGAATCTGCGGCTCATCGAAGCCAACGCACCCGAGGTGCTCGGCACCTACCTGCCGGAGGCGTCTGCTCGCGAGGTCTGGGTCTTCTTCCCCGACCCCTGGCACAAGGTGCGTCACAACAAGCGCCGCATGGTGCGTGACGGTTTCGGCGCCACCGCAGGCGCAGCGATCGAAGACGGCGGACTGCTGCGCCTCGCGACCGACTGGGAGGACTATGCGCTGCAGATGCGGGATGTCCTCGACCGGGCTCCTGAGTTCGAGCGCGCCTTCGACGGCGAATGGGCAGAGCGCTTCGACGGCCGCGTCATGACGGCCTTCGAGCGCAAAGGCATCAACAAGGGGCGCGAGATCCGCGATCTCGTCTACCGGCGTACACCGCGCGCATGA
- a CDS encoding DUF3097 domain-containing protein, which translates to MDDRYGSDVLAEGWRQRGAKLAREVAAARDLVVEVAIDGFCGAVTKTEGGYVELEDRVGKRRLFPLGGGFMIDGEPVKLVTPKAAPQGRTRTASGSFAVTDQRARTALPSRILVEGRHDAELVEKVWGHDLRVEGVVVEYLQGIDLLEDLLRDEPPSATRRYGVLVDHLVPGSKESRIVDAIMRGPHGAHLRIVGHPYVDVWQCVTPAAMGIRQWPQIPRSVEWKVGICQAFGWPHETQADIAHAWQRILSRVTTFRDLEPSLLGRVEELIDFVTAP; encoded by the coding sequence ATGGACGACAGGTACGGATCCGATGTGCTGGCCGAAGGATGGCGCCAGCGTGGTGCGAAGCTGGCCAGAGAGGTCGCAGCGGCCCGCGATCTGGTCGTCGAGGTCGCGATCGACGGATTCTGCGGTGCGGTGACGAAGACCGAGGGCGGCTACGTCGAACTGGAAGACCGCGTCGGCAAGCGACGTCTGTTTCCACTCGGCGGCGGTTTCATGATCGACGGTGAGCCCGTGAAGCTCGTGACGCCGAAGGCGGCCCCACAGGGCCGCACCCGCACAGCATCCGGATCGTTCGCCGTCACCGACCAGCGCGCCCGCACCGCCCTGCCGAGTCGAATCCTCGTCGAAGGTCGACACGACGCCGAACTGGTCGAGAAGGTCTGGGGACATGACCTGCGGGTCGAGGGTGTGGTCGTGGAGTATCTGCAGGGCATCGACCTGCTGGAGGATCTGCTGCGTGATGAGCCTCCGAGCGCGACGCGCCGCTATGGCGTGCTCGTCGACCACCTGGTTCCGGGGTCGAAGGAGTCGCGGATCGTCGATGCCATCATGCGCGGCCCGCATGGCGCACATCTGCGCATCGTCGGACACCCTTACGTGGACGTCTGGCAGTGCGTGACGCCCGCAGCGATGGGGATCCGGCAGTGGCCGCAGATCCCGCGGAGCGTGGAGTGGAAGGTCGGCATCTGCCAGGCATTCGGCTGGCCGCACGAGACGCAGGCCGACATCGCCCACGCGTGGCAGCGCATTCTCTCCCGGGTGACCACCTTCCGCGACCTCGAACCGTCTCTGCTCGGCCGCGTAGAAGAGCTCATCGACTTCGTCACCGCTCCTTAG
- a CDS encoding TPM domain-containing protein: protein MRARWGAGVTGFLLLAAAVVWGAAPAVATPPVSLSAGFVTDAADVLTPADESTINTRLEALSTDDRIDLFVVFVDEFTSPSDRQQWADQVAADNGLGAAQYLLAVATEGRQYYISADSSGPVSESRLLAIEESIKPDLRAENWAGAAMTAAEAFSADDAGSSGWGFILVIVVIALAVILIVWLVSRSKKKRTADASAADDPYAGVTDEQLTTQAGAALVQADDAITSSREELGFATAQFGEKVTATFAQVITDAKAKVDEAFSLKQQLDDEIPDTDEQRRAWHIQIITLCEEADTLLDSNVEAFDELRQLEQNAEQALQRATQTRAETAAAVAAAPDALARLAQSYDASALSTIAENPAQAASRLELADAHLVEASALLTAGKRGEAAFAIRTAEEGLVQARQLCDAITTLGADLSAAEEQARVLMADLEGDIAAAGTLPDPSGQLAQTAAATRAQLDEARANLTGSARRPAVILEALTAANTRIDALTAQVRDAQQRAARASQMLAQTLLQAQAQVSAANEFIMTRRGAVGATARTRLAEASAQLSQAHNLQPTDPETALQHAARADSLAQNAIALAQQDVNGYGGMGGGFTGGGGSGIGGDILGGIIGGILASGGGRSSGSGWGGSSGGGWRSSGGSRGFRPSSFGGSRGRSGGGRF, encoded by the coding sequence ATGCGAGCGCGCTGGGGTGCTGGGGTCACCGGGTTCTTGCTTCTTGCCGCGGCAGTGGTGTGGGGTGCGGCGCCGGCCGTCGCGACTCCCCCGGTCTCCCTCTCCGCGGGTTTCGTGACCGACGCGGCCGATGTGCTCACCCCCGCCGATGAGTCGACGATCAACACGCGCCTCGAGGCGCTCAGCACCGACGATCGCATCGATCTCTTCGTCGTGTTTGTCGACGAGTTCACCTCCCCCTCGGATCGCCAGCAGTGGGCGGATCAGGTCGCCGCCGACAACGGTCTCGGTGCGGCACAGTATCTCCTCGCCGTCGCCACCGAAGGCCGCCAGTACTACATCTCCGCCGATTCAAGCGGACCCGTGAGCGAGAGCCGACTGCTCGCGATCGAAGAGAGCATCAAGCCCGACCTGCGTGCCGAGAACTGGGCCGGTGCCGCCATGACCGCCGCCGAAGCGTTCTCCGCCGACGACGCCGGCTCCTCCGGCTGGGGCTTCATCCTCGTGATCGTCGTCATCGCCCTCGCCGTGATCCTCATCGTCTGGCTCGTATCGAGGTCGAAGAAAAAGCGGACGGCGGATGCGTCCGCGGCGGACGACCCTTATGCGGGGGTCACCGACGAGCAGCTGACCACGCAGGCCGGTGCCGCGCTCGTGCAGGCAGATGACGCCATCACTTCCAGTCGAGAAGAGCTCGGCTTCGCCACCGCCCAGTTCGGAGAGAAGGTCACCGCGACCTTCGCGCAGGTCATCACGGACGCGAAGGCGAAGGTCGATGAAGCGTTCTCTCTCAAGCAGCAGCTCGACGATGAGATTCCCGACACCGACGAGCAGCGGCGCGCCTGGCACATCCAGATCATCACGCTCTGCGAGGAGGCCGACACGCTGCTCGACAGCAACGTCGAAGCCTTCGACGAGCTGCGTCAGCTGGAGCAGAACGCCGAGCAGGCTCTGCAGCGGGCGACGCAGACGCGCGCGGAGACCGCAGCCGCCGTCGCCGCGGCACCAGACGCCCTCGCCCGACTCGCCCAGTCGTACGACGCCTCCGCGCTGAGCACGATCGCAGAGAACCCCGCACAGGCCGCCAGCAGGCTCGAACTCGCGGACGCGCATCTCGTCGAGGCATCCGCTCTTCTCACCGCAGGGAAGCGTGGCGAGGCCGCCTTCGCCATCCGCACGGCGGAAGAAGGTCTCGTACAGGCCCGACAACTGTGCGACGCAATCACGACGCTCGGCGCCGATCTCAGCGCAGCCGAGGAGCAGGCGCGGGTCCTCATGGCGGATCTCGAAGGAGACATCGCTGCGGCGGGCACCCTCCCAGACCCCTCCGGCCAGCTCGCGCAGACCGCCGCGGCCACCCGCGCGCAACTGGATGAGGCGCGGGCGAACCTCACCGGCTCGGCACGTCGCCCCGCCGTGATCCTCGAGGCGCTCACCGCCGCCAATACGCGCATCGACGCGCTCACCGCACAGGTCCGGGACGCGCAGCAGCGCGCCGCACGCGCCAGCCAGATGCTCGCCCAGACCCTGCTGCAGGCGCAGGCGCAGGTCTCCGCAGCCAACGAGTTCATCATGACCCGCCGTGGCGCTGTGGGAGCCACCGCCCGCACACGTCTCGCCGAGGCGTCCGCGCAGCTCTCGCAGGCGCACAACCTGCAGCCCACCGACCCCGAGACCGCACTCCAGCACGCCGCGCGCGCCGACTCCCTCGCACAGAACGCCATCGCGCTCGCCCAGCAGGACGTCAACGGCTACGGCGGCATGGGCGGCGGGTTCACCGGCGGTGGCGGCAGCGGCATCGGCGGTGACATCCTCGGCGGAATCATCGGCGGCATCCTCGCCAGCGGCGGTGGCCGCAGCTCGGGCTCCGGCTGGGGCGGTTCCTCGGGCGGCGGATGGCGCTCCAGCGGGGGCTCTCGTGGCTTCCGCCCGTCCAGCTTCGGCGGCTCCCGCGGCCGATCAGGCGGTGGTCGCTTCTAG
- a CDS encoding PspA/IM30 family protein has product MTKQSIFGRISTLVRANINSLLDSAEDPQKMIDQLVRDYTNNIADAESAIAETIGNLRLLERDHEEDVQSANEWGNKALAASRKADELRSGGHTADADKFDSLAKVALQRQISSEREARAAEPQIAAQTEIVEKLKSGLNGMKDKLGELKNKRSELLARAKVAEAQTKVQDAVSSINVLDPTSELGRFEDKIRRQEAIAQGKAEIAASSLDAQFESLEDLGELTEVEARLAELKSGGASRPALESQ; this is encoded by the coding sequence ATGACCAAGCAGTCCATCTTCGGGCGCATCTCCACCCTCGTCCGCGCGAACATCAACTCGCTTCTCGACTCTGCAGAAGACCCGCAGAAGATGATCGACCAGCTCGTTCGCGACTACACCAACAACATCGCGGATGCCGAGTCGGCCATCGCCGAGACCATCGGCAACCTGCGTCTGCTCGAGCGCGACCACGAGGAAGACGTCCAGTCGGCGAATGAGTGGGGCAACAAGGCCCTGGCCGCGAGCCGCAAGGCCGACGAGCTCCGCAGCGGCGGCCACACGGCCGACGCCGACAAGTTCGACAGCCTCGCCAAGGTCGCTCTGCAGCGTCAGATCAGCTCCGAGCGCGAAGCCCGTGCCGCAGAGCCGCAGATCGCCGCTCAGACGGAGATCGTCGAGAAGCTCAAGTCCGGCCTGAACGGCATGAAGGACAAGCTCGGCGAGCTCAAGAACAAGCGCAGCGAGCTCCTCGCCCGCGCAAAGGTCGCAGAGGCGCAGACGAAGGTCCAGGACGCCGTCTCGTCGATCAACGTTCTCGACCCCACGAGCGAGCTGGGTCGTTTCGAGGACAAGATCCGTCGCCAGGAGGCCATCGCCCAGGGCAAGGCAGAGATCGCCGCGTCCTCGCTCGACGCACAGTTCGAGAGCCTCGAAGACCTCGGCGAGCTCACCGAGGTCGAGGCGCGTCTTGCCGAGCTCAAGTCGGGCGGCGCATCACGCCCGGCGCTCGAATCGCAGTAA